A genomic window from Lotus japonicus ecotype B-129 chromosome 1, LjGifu_v1.2 includes:
- the LOC130725040 gene encoding probable leucine-rich repeat receptor-like serine/threonine-protein kinase At3g14840 codes for MNISFSFLLLLVAFYYASTAFGATLPEDEVLALKDIAKTLGKTDWDFSVHPCSEQRVWRPDVDIEGSDNAVICSSNCSSANIDDDTECQTLQSLPGTLPPELTRLPYLQEMVLESNQLSGNLPLELGNLTQIQRLYLTSNNFTGELPVTLAKLTTLQKFRIGDNQFSGKIPDFIQNCTSLTKLFIQGSGLSGPIPSGISLLENLIDLRITDLNGYEYSPFPQLNNMTFKHLILRSCNINGTLPAYLGTMNVTNLKTLDLSFNKLSGPIPRAYDSLINVHRIYLTGNLLTGSVPTWTEKADNVDLSYNNFSIGNQESPTCQERNVNLFASSLTHNDSGTVSCLRGNFDCAKSKFLHPYSLHINCGGKLVIVNDSTYDDDSDAAGPARFQQKRGRNWAFSTTGNFMNNDKDGDYYTWDKKPTLSMVNAELYMNARVSPISLTYYGFCLGNGNYTVNLYFAEIMFSNDQTYNSLGRRVFDIYIQGKLVKKDFNIAKEAGGVAKAVTMPFTAVVTNKTLEIRLYWAGKGTTVIPFSSVYGPLISAISVRSDFSPPRENGSGMSAEVVFGVVAAVVAVIILVFGILWWKGCLGKKKSLARELKGLNQQTSLFTLRQIKAATNNFDIGNKIGEGGFGPVYKGCLSDGTLIAVKQLSSKSSQGNREFLTEIGMISALQNPHLVKLCGCCVEGDQLLLIYEYLENNSLARSLFGPEEHQIKLDWPTRYKICVGIARGLAYLHEESRLKVVHRDIKATNVLLDKDLNPKISDFGMAKLNEEDNTHISTRIAGTYGYMAPEYAMHGYLTDKADVYSFGIVALEIIYGRNNTTYRQTQEAFYLLDWARLLKEKGNLMELVDKRLGSGFNKEEVMVMINVALLCTNASPTLRPTMSSVVSMLEGRTVVQEVVLDTSEVLDEKKLEAMRQYYHDQNILLERPYTASSSSATDFYSAQVDSSYWEKRD; via the exons ATGAATATAAGCTTCTCCTTCCTTTTGCTTCTTGTTGCTTTTTACTATGCTTCCACAGCTTTTGGAGCTACCCTGCCAGAAGATGAag TGCTTGCTCTTAAAGATATAGCTAAGACACTTGGAAAGACGGATTGGGATTTCAGTGTACATCCATGTAGTGAACAACGTGTCTGGAGACCGGATGTTGACATCGAAGGGAGTGATAATGCCGTTATCTGCAGCAGCAATTGCTCCTCTGCTAATATTGACGACGACACCGAATGTCAG ACGTTACAGAGTCTCCCAGGCACTCTCCCGCCGGAACTTACGAGGTTGCCGTATCTTCAAGAAAT GGTCTTGGAGTCCAATCAACTATCTGGAAATCTTCCTCTTGAACTTGGAAATCTCACCCAGATTCAAAGACT GTACCTTACCTCCAACAATTTCACCGGAGAGCTACCTGTAACGTTGGCAAAGCTCACTACATTGCAGAAATT TCGAATTGGGGATAATCAATTTTCTGGGAAGATACCTGATTTTATTCAAAACTGTACAAGTCTCACGAAACT ATTCATTCAAGGGAGTGGATTAAGTGGGCCAATTCCTTCTGGAATTTCACTTCTGGAGAATTTAATTGACTT GAGAATCACTGATCTGAACGGATATGAATATTCACCTTTTCCACAACTTAATAATATGACATTCAAACATCT AATTCTGAGGAGTTGCAACATCAATGGAACACTACCTGCATATCTTGGGACAATGAATGTTACCAATCTAAAAACCTT AGATCTCAGCTTTAACAAATTGAGTGGACCAATTCCGAGAGCCTATGATAGCCTAATAAATGTGCACCGCAT ATATTTAACTGGAAACCTTCTCACGGGATCTGTGCCTACATGGACAGAGAAAGCTGACAATGt AGATCTTTCATACAATAATTTCAGCATAGGAAACCAAGAGAGCCCGACATGCCAAGAAAGAAATGT GAACTTGTTTGCTAGCTCTTTGACGCACAATGACTC AGGAACGGTTTCATGTTTGAGAGGAAACTTCGACTGTGCAAAAAGTAAGTTTCTTCAT CCATACTCTCTTCATATAAATTGTGGTGGAAAGCTGGTAATAGTCAATGATAGCACATACGATGATGATTCAGATGCAGCAGGGCCAGCTAGATTCCAACAGAAAAGAGGAAGAAACTGGGCGTTTAGCACCACTGGTAACTTCATGAATAATGATAAAGATGGAGACTACTATACCTGGGACAAGAAACCTACGCTTTCTATGGTCAATGCTGAACTGTACATGAATGCACGAGTTTCTCCTATTTCTTTGACTTATTATGGATTTTGCCTGGGAAATGGAAACTACACAGTGAATCTATATTTTGCTGAAATCATGTTCAGTAATGATCAAACATATAACAGCCTTGGCAGACGTGTATTTGATATCTACATTCAG GGAAAGCTAGTGAAGAAAGATTTCAATATTGCAAAAGAAGCAGGAGGAGTTGCCAAGGCAGTCACAATGCCCTTCACTGCTGTTGTGACTAATAAAACCTTGGAGATCAGATTATATTGGGCTGGAAAAGGGACAACTGTTATCCCATTTAGCTCAGTATATGGTCCTCTTATATCAGCTATATCTGTGCGATCTG ACTTTTCACCTCCCCGGGAAAATGGAAGTGGCATGTCTGCAGAAGTTGTGTTCGGAGTTGTGGCAGCAGTAGTAGCTGTTATCATCCTGGTATTTGGTATACTTTGGTGGAAAGGCTGTTTAGGAAAGAAAAAATCTTTAGCAAGAG AGCTAAAAGGTTTAAACCAACAAACAAGTTTATTTACCTTAAGGCAAATCAAAGCAGCAACAAACAACTTTGATATTGGCAATAAGATTGGAGAAGGAGGATTTGGTCCCGTGTACAAG GGATGTCTATCAGATGGGACATTAATAGCAGTTAAACAACTTTCTTCTAAATCATCGCAAGGGAATCGCGAGTTTTTAACTGAGATAGGCATGATTTCTGCTTTGCAGAACCCTCATCTTGTTAAGCTCTGTGGATGTTGTGTGGAGGGAGATCAGTTACTGCTGATATATGAATATTTGGAAAACAATAGCCTTGCTCGTTCTTTATTTG GCCCTGAAGAACACCAAATAAAATTGGATTGGCCAACAAGATACAAGATATGTGTAGGTATTGCTAGAGGTTTGGCCTACCTACATGAAGAATCGAGACTGAAGGTTGTTCATAGGGACATTAAGGCCACTAATGTGCTTCTTGATAAAGATCTCAATCCAAAGATATCCGACTTTGGTATGGCCAAGCTCAATGAAGAGGACAACACCCATATTAGCACTCGAATAGCTGGGACATA TGGATATATGGCTCCGGAATATGCCATGCATGGTTATTTGACTGACAAAGCAGATGTCTATAGTTTTGGAATTGTGGCATTGGAAATCATATATGGAAGGAACAATACCACTTATCGACAAACACAAGAAGCATTCTATCTTCTTGATTGG GCACGGCTGTTAAAAGAGAAAGGAAATCTAATGGAGCTAGTTGATAAAAGATTGGGTTCAGGATTCAACAAGGAAGAGGTAATGGTGATGATCAATGTAGCTCTCCTATGCACTAATGCGTCTCCAACACTCAGGCCTACAATGTCTTCAGTGGTAAGCATGCTAGAAGGTAGAACTGTTGTTCAGGAAGTGGTTTTGGACACAAGTGAGGTATTGGATGAGAAGAAGTTGGAGGCAATGAGACAGTATTACCATGATCAGAATATCTTATTGGAAAGGCCATATactgcttcatcttcttctgcaaCAGATTTTTATTCTGCACAGGTGGATTCTTCTTACTGGGAAAAGAGAGATTAG